The Pyrus communis chromosome 12, drPyrComm1.1, whole genome shotgun sequence genomic sequence aaaataaaaactaacaaaagTTCTACTTGTCGAAATATGATGATATCTATGCAACATAATTCAATTGACGATCCTCTAATGTTCGAATCCTCAATCCATTGCGAATCTAACGGTTGAAAAAAGCTTTTCGCCGATCACCGTGTGAGGTGGGCAAGGATAAAAAGGTTATGGAGAAGGCATGCAGTGGTTAAGGAGATAAAAATAGGCTTATAAAATTGCCTTGTATTCGAGGTTGCCTGCCACGTCACATTTAGCtgttaattaaacaaaaagagaagGTTTAAAATCTTCAAATGGTAAAATAAAATCTAAATCATAGTACGTGCACACACAAGGTAAGGTCATAAATTCGTAACgccattttcttattttaagtATTACGATGACGAAAACACCCCCACTGGTGAAGTCGGTAACCGAACGTTAAGCAGTAACTGACAAGTAACAGCCATTCAATGGGGGATTAACACCATTAATTAATCTTAATATTCAGTCAAAGTAGAACCCATATGTCCTCTCACGTGACCCGAATCCCAAACTCCAAGAATTAGTTTTTTCTCCAGCAGCTGAGTCAGCCCCGGCCCCACCTGACCCCCCCCTCGGTCCTCTCCTCCCATGCGGCGCCTCGCAAAATATCTCCGAGTCTCGCCGGACTCTCCCCCGGTACGTCCCGGCCCCACCCGCCTTCTAATTactaaaaataattgaaaattttgaagcttttagagccaaaataaaatatataaaaaaaaaagattttttttcctttttggggataaaaatggaaaaaaaaaaacagaaagagaAAGATATGAGAAGGCAGCTGAACCGGGTTTAGCGATTTtatcgaaaaacaaaaaaaccggGTTTAGCGATTACGGCTGTTGGGGGATCCTATAAAGTAGGTAGTTTTGGTATCCAGCGAGACCTtgtgcttcttctttctttctcacttACTCCACACACTCTCCTCATTTCTCACTACAcccaccaccactaccactctcacacccccccccccccccaccccctctctctgcttttcagaaaccGATTCCGATTCCGATTCCGAAAACATTATATTCCCTTTCGGAGCTTTTCTGAAAATATCCCGTTCTTTTTCCGTACCGTTGGCCGGGAAGGCCTGGAGCTTCGTCCCTCACGCTCTTTCccctttttctccttttcttggcGAAGCTTTCCGTGAAATTTCTCGTCGTTTGATGGTACCTTTTGGTAATTTTCACTCCGTTTCgagcagcagaagcagcttctCCTTCACgcctgtttctctctctttattcTCTCCTCCTCGTGTGCTCTCAAAGaatctcctttttttcttctgatttctCCACCTCTATTTTAACCCACCACCGCTGACTCGCTCCCCCACCCACTCACTCTTTCAACCCGCTCTCGATGCCACTCACCTTCTAAATTTTCACTCTAGaaagttttgtttcttttttgtgaGCTATGAATCGTCCTGCTGTTAAGTACACGCACCACCGGAGCCACACTACGATGGTGGCCAATTCGGCGGAAGCGGACGAGTTCGAGTCCGTCAGGCCGCGTGTTGTGCGGATATCGGTCACCGACGGAAACGCCACCGACTCCTCCAGTGACGACGAGGCCGAGGGCTCGTCTTTTTGTGGGACCCGCCACCGGGTCAAGAGATTTGTTAATGAGATTACCATCGAGTCCTGCTCAAACAGGGACACCGACTCTGCCGTTTGGAGGAGTCGGATGTCGAGGACCGGGAGGAAGCGGCCGTCTGGGAAATCCAAAGGCCCGGCGAGTGGTCGCCGGGATTTGAAGGCGGTTGCTGCTCCTGCGGGGAAGAAGTTCCGTGGCGTGAGGCAGAGGCCCTGGGGAAAATGGGCGGCGGAGATAAGAGATCCTCTGAGACGTGTACGGCTCTGGTTGGGAACGTTTGACACGGCCGAGGAGGCCGCTGTGGTGTACGACAACGCTGCCATTCAGCTGCGTGGACCCGACGCGCTCACCAACTtcgctcctcctcctccggcgATATCTCTACCTGACGTTAAGCCGGAAGTTAGCTCTGGCTTTTATTCCGGCGACGGGTCGCACAACCACCTTTGCTCTCCGACGTCAGTGTTACGCTGTCCCTCGCCTTCCAACGAAGAAGCCGAGTCGCCGTGCCCGAAACAATCTCCGGAAGTCACCGAAGTCCGAAATGTCCGAGGGAACTCCTCCATTTCGAAGAGCTTGTCCGAGTTTTCGGATTACACAAGTTTCGAAACGTTTATTCCGAACGACATATTTAACTTCGAAACCTCGATACCGGACTTCTTCGAGGAGAATAATCTCCGAGACGATATCTGTATTTTGAAGGAAGAAATCACCGATTTCGGAAACTTCGGCATTTCGAAAGAAGAAATGACCGATTTCGGAAACTTGGGTGACCTGTTTGTCGATTCGGTTCAGGACTTCGGATTCGGGTCCTCGCCGTGGTCTACGGAGGACTGTTTCCAAGACATCGGCGACCTGTTTAGTTCCGATCCTCTGGTTGCGCTATGAGACGAACAACACTATAGTTCTCCGTCCTTGTGTTGTCGGTTTAACGGCAAGTTTTGTATCGGCGGGAACGGAAAATCGGAatgtgtttaatttaatttaatttttaatatttttttgtttttgtttttttatcagttttggtttgtaattgtTTATTTATGAACGGTGAGTTTTGGCCATACGGTGTACAGTGCGCTTGTTCTTTTTGGTTTTATCTTTTAAATGCCACGTGACTGACCCGTCCCATAATATTTTGCTTTGCGCGTCCTAATTTGCAACACATGTGGAGCTGCACACGTGCTGGGTTTATTTATAAATgaattatcaaattttaaagctATGTTTTTTGGTTTATAAGGTTGGACCGAATCCAATAAAATTCTCACTAATTCAATAAATATTCTAAGTGCTCTTGTTTTCGACCAATTCATTCATATTAACACACATAATAGTAACAACAGCTTTGGTATcgtatattaatttttgtaacGTTTTTGGGTTAAATTGCTTCCTTAAGCATTAGCATTTATGTCAAccgttatttgtttttttttttttggcattgaTTCTACAACGTTAAACTGAAACTTGATAATTCTCTAGGTGTTGTTTACAAAAACTCCGAATTAACATGCTATCCTACCCCCCTGGTTAGGGCTTTCAATTTTAATCCACAACGTTCCGAATTTAGGCCATCATCTCTTTCCTTAGTGTAGAACATCACTTGTAGAACCAACCAAAGTACTACTATGTACTCATTTTTATAcaaattcttttttgtttattattattattattattataaatttggAACGTCAATaacaattatgaatttttatattGAAATATATCAGAAAGTAATTATATTGTTTTGGATTATCACTACTCCCTAGCTACTTAAATTTGTATATGAAGTAGAAGGGCAGGACAAACTTAGAAGGAAGGTATCTTTGTTTTGAGTAGGTTTTTGATTCGtgggaagaattttgatacttatTTGGTGGATTAGAATTAGATCTCACGTCCCTGCAATATTCCAGATAAGAAGAATGATGGGCTTATTCATTATATCCGTTCCTTTAGGTCTAAGTAGGGATATTTGGATGCAGACATGGCAGATctaattatcaataattaagAACAAATTAAGTAGTGGCCTAATTGTGATCAATCCAATcattttcaataaaattaagaaataaatgaGTGGTTAGAGCGGGAAGGAATCTGACAGTGTCTTGAGAAATTTTTATGTCTTCTCGGCACACATATTGACACACCACATGTTATCATACAACTAAACGATAAGGTTGATATGTGACAATTTAAGATATAATTTTCAATGTCCCTGTGTCAGAAGTGTGATAGATAGTATACACCGTTTTATATTCCAGatacactaaaaaaaatatctcaTGGGTCTTGATATATTGAAAGGAGACATGGCACGTTATTGTGATGGAATTAATGTAGGAAATGGAATCCATGGTGATATACAGTGGCAGGGTTATGGCTGTTTTGGGTGGGAGGGagactttttattttatgcattgCTTGGGGAGCTTTCATTTGGTAACACGTAGATACTGTGAGCAAGTGGGAGAGTGAGACCAAAAAACAGCAATATGGATGTACATTTTTCTCTGTCAAACactcaatcaaaatgtttgacgAGAAAAGGGAGACAATTTTGTTGTGCAAAGAACGGTTGAAAAGATGCCAATTATTGAAGGGTCATATGACAACATTATTAGATATATATTTGATACAACCATGCCTTGATAGGATGGACTAAAGTTTTGAGACATATATGTTGCTTATGTTATGATTGGGTGTTGAGGATCTGGTTACgtttttgaaatatttatttttgtgttttatgtATACGAGTGTAATCAAATGCGTTTGATACAAAACATTAGATATAAAAAATTCTTATGTGTTACAAAACGTCAAATTGGTATTTCATGTGTCTAcatctaaaagaaaaaagagatacACCTAATCACATTAGAGTTTTAAGacctaaaaaatcaatcatgtaACCAACACCCGATGACCATATTATCGCCACCACTACCATCTCTACAACCATAACTTCCCCCACACTATATCATTGCCGCCGCCACCCCCGCATACATTGTCACTAGAACCACTGCTACCATCTTCACCACTATCACCTCCATCACCCTTAACCACTATTGCCCCTGGCACTACCCTTCACCACCATGCCACCCCCACAATCGCCAACATCTCTACCACCTGAACCACCATTGCCACCACCTCCACCCTATATGTATAATCGTGCCACCCCTACTGCGACAACTATTGCCGCCAATACCACCCTGCACCACCTTTGCCACAAGCATGACCCGCCTCACCTTCCCCACCATTCTCTTAATatagaaaatggaaaaacatTACTACCAAATGGAAAAACTATATGGATAATACTTGTCTACCCCTGATGGGGGAACTTACTTGTCTCCCCATTTCTAATTAACATATCTTCATCACACGAACTTCATAATCAGAACCGTTTATACTCTTTATAATCATCTAAAAATTATATCtgcaaaaaatcattcaatttgaaaATCATTAATTAGCAATTCAAATGCATCAAACAAAGGGAAGGTTCATTATGAGGATGCTACTTGGTACAAAAATCGTCGATTGGTTTGACAAACGaggatgactaaacgatcttcaacttgaataattttttgccgacataatttttaaatgatgaTAAACAGTATGAACAGTTCAGATCATGGAGTTCGTACGGTAAAAAGACATTAACCAAAAGTAAGAAGGCAAGTAGATTGTCCCCTCATAAGTGGAACGCAAGTATTAATATTTTCAGATATTTGGACCAAacactttatttttgtttttttatttaaaagacACATTCCTCACcttaaaatgcaaaattttattttacaaaggagttttttaataacttttatGTCCATGCATCTCTCACTTCACGTCTCATTTAATGAGATATGCGTAGACATAACTATTGTCATCGAACCCTCACTCCGTGTCTTTCTTTACCGATGAGATCTATTTGATATGAGTATCTTCCATGGGAAAGAAAAACACAGAAAAGGGAAAGCCAATGTTTGACTAATTAGTGGTTCACTTGGGAGCTCCACATGAACACCATAGTTTTGACTTGGGAGTTTGGAGAGAATTTGCAGAGTAAAGTTGTATGAATAATCACACTTTGTTTAAAAGAAACCAATTAATCATTCATTTTGTCAACTAAACACCCGTTTAGGATGTGTACTATATTATTGTATGTTGTTAGATTGTGAACCGAAGCGGTTAAACTACTGTATCAGTTAATCCTAATCTAACAAAAGGGAGAAAGGTTTAAATCAAGTCAAATCCAATCAACGGACAGGGTTGAAGAAAAAGCAGTCCGGTGGTCCATGAAATCGTTTTGAATGCCATCATATAAATTGTAACAATTGTGCCTCACCCACTGCAGCAGCGGAAAAACTCACGTAGTACCTGGCTGGCTAACCCTAAAACCAGATGCCCCATCCCACAAAATCCAAACTTCCATTCCATTTGCCGATTTCTCAAACAAGTGCCAAAATGCCCTATTAAATAGGTTTTGGCAAATTCTGGATACGGACCTGAAAGCCTTCTAGCCTGCACGCGTCGCTAATATGACAAACATACCCCTGAGAAACCCAATCTgtctttttctctgttttttttgcCCAATCTACTTGCgatattttacttttgtattGCAAAATTCTGCAAACCTCCTTTATTGGgtttctggttcttcaaaaacttTTGCGACAAATTCCAGGCATGCATGTGTTAaatttgcatgaatagtaatGGTATTTATTGGGGAGGACTGAGATGTCATTTTCTTGATGGATCATGGAGTTCCAAGTGTTTAAAATGCAAGAGCTTTGAAATGATGGAGTGAGTGAGATTTTCCAGTACGTGTCCTGTGTCCTAATTATGTAGGTCTTCTGGGATTTTCAAGGACTTGTTTAGCCTTCAATTGAAGCCTGGCTGGAGAGAGATAGGGACAGCAGTTCCGTTCCTTGTTGTATGTtcttaaacttttggggtccCTTACAATCATACACAACATATACAAACCAACCggttaagaagaagaaagaccatctcttttttgttatttcattttgtttcaggTGATGCTTATTAGAGATATGTTCTATAACTTCTCTTACTAGATTTTTCGTAAGAAACATTGGTTGCACGATGTCTTTATTTTATGCAATAGTTTAATAACGTAACATGTCATATCATATGAAATATGCACTACCTTTATGTAACGTTTTAGTCACACAAGAAGCTAAGACATTAGCGACACCTAGCAACAACCTTTTCAAGACCAATCAATTAAAATGGACAATGGGGCTTTCATGTTTAGTGAATTTAAATCATTCGAGACTATACTTGTCAAATTGGACAACTGTCCAACATATTATGGACAAGAAGTTCCTTCTACAGGGAtagaattgaatataaataaattgaactCAGTCTCGATCCTGTCTAATCTAAACCACCCAATAGGTAAAGTTAAAGCAAGCACATGTAGCATTAGAACATTTTCCAAGTTGAAAGAGAAGTAGGAAacttcggtttttttttttttttttagtacatcgatatttttacacttagGGGATGAGGAGTTCGGCTAAGTCACATAATGGACattctaatttggtatcgaatttgccatccacaagattcgaacctaagacctctcatttttAAGTAAAGGGGAATATCATCAGATTGTAGTACTTCATTCTTGAAGTTCAAGGTTGCATTTAATATATTGTCAAATATGACAAGAATTGTGTTGAATTTTTGTTGTAAATCCAACAAAATAGTATATAGTCTCATTGAAAAGCACCAAAATAGTTGATGGAGTGATTTCATCTCTAAAGTTAGGTATACATTAACCTCAAATGAGACCATATAAATGCATGAACCAACCAACCAAACCAAAACACCTGCAATCACTCGACAAAATACAATGCCTACCCAGATATTCATCAACCTATCCACGGTCCGTATCAATTCAACGTCATCATCCCCTCAAATATTGCACCTCGGACTTggggtttttcttaaatttatattttcctcTAGATTTTCTCCAATTCTTTATATATCAACATAATATTGAGCggatctattaaaaaaaaaaaaaaaaaaaagcttgtcTGGAAGCGTTTTTTAAACGACTAAAAGCATTttaaatcaacaaaaacacTTATGAATATGTTTGGTAAAAAATGTTAGAAGTGCTTATGGGTTTTGAGAGGTCTTACAATTTTATTAAGATTTTCAATGTGCTTATGACATAAGAGCTTTTAAGTAATTTTGAGCATAAATACTATTTAAAGAAACAATTTCAAATGAGATCTTAATGAGTTctctttaattataattatacaTCACAATCTTTGCAATCATAGCAATATGCAAGTGAAACACGTGTTCTTTTATGTTCACAATAAACTTGGTGCACCGAAAGAATGAATTCTTTGTCAAATTATGAATCATAATACGTAATGTATCTTGTAACTAAATTACTCTTGTCAAATTATGAGAAGCCAAGTATTTTGTGTAACACCATTTGTGACTTATTTCGGGGAACGAGCCCTTGTGCCTCAACCTTTGTCGGGGCTAGGCCGCCTCtgccccctctctctctctctctctctctgtgtgaaCAATAACCAATACAGGGGAGGAGAGAGGTCACCAGACACATGCAAAAACCAACCCAACGCTTAAATGTTCTGCACAACGCACCAAAATCTGGCAGATTTACTGAGTGCAACCCAGAAGATCTTCTTTGTTATTTCGTCCAACCTCTCCACTTAATCAGTCAATCACAGCCGTACACGTCATGTCAGGCTAACGGTATTCCACCTCGAGCAGTGCAAGTGCGAGTGTTGCAACTCGGCCTTTTGCCTTTGG encodes the following:
- the LOC137710892 gene encoding ethylene-responsive transcription factor CRF2-like, whose protein sequence is MNRPAVKYTHHRSHTTMVANSAEADEFESVRPRVVRISVTDGNATDSSSDDEAEGSSFCGTRHRVKRFVNEITIESCSNRDTDSAVWRSRMSRTGRKRPSGKSKGPASGRRDLKAVAAPAGKKFRGVRQRPWGKWAAEIRDPLRRVRLWLGTFDTAEEAAVVYDNAAIQLRGPDALTNFAPPPPAISLPDVKPEVSSGFYSGDGSHNHLCSPTSVLRCPSPSNEEAESPCPKQSPEVTEVRNVRGNSSISKSLSEFSDYTSFETFIPNDIFNFETSIPDFFEENNLRDDICILKEEITDFGNFGISKEEMTDFGNLGDLFVDSVQDFGFGSSPWSTEDCFQDIGDLFSSDPLVAL